A single genomic interval of Saccharothrix saharensis harbors:
- a CDS encoding permease prefix domain 1-containing protein — MNADPVEDYLAELTSSLHGPARAKAAMLREVRDGLVDAVEAQTRFGVPPDQAARRAVRDFGTADEIAPSFQRELTIAQTRRTARAAAVTVPVLVVCQLLVHVAAGDPDWRLGALAAHLAAVATASGLLAVTALLATGPLTRLLPTPHRLPSVVAWTASAAAVGMALAAVVLGVTSALSTDWPLTGFAGVLAIAAHGVVAASARDCRECARAGER, encoded by the coding sequence GTGAACGCCGATCCGGTCGAGGACTACCTGGCGGAGCTGACCTCGTCCCTGCACGGCCCGGCGCGGGCGAAGGCGGCCATGCTGCGCGAAGTGCGGGACGGCCTGGTCGACGCGGTCGAGGCGCAGACCCGCTTCGGCGTGCCGCCCGACCAGGCCGCCCGCCGCGCGGTGCGCGACTTCGGGACGGCGGACGAGATCGCGCCGTCGTTCCAGCGGGAGCTGACCATCGCCCAGACCCGGCGCACGGCCCGTGCCGCCGCGGTCACTGTGCCCGTCCTCGTGGTGTGCCAACTCCTGGTGCACGTCGCCGCCGGCGACCCGGACTGGCGGCTGGGCGCGCTCGCCGCGCACCTGGCCGCCGTGGCGACCGCGTCCGGCCTGCTGGCGGTGACGGCGTTGCTGGCCACCGGTCCGCTGACCCGCCTGCTGCCCACGCCGCACCGCCTGCCGTCGGTCGTGGCGTGGACGGCGTCCGCCGCCGCGGTGGGCATGGCGCTCGCCGCCGTCGTCCTGGGTGTCACCTCGGCGTTGTCCACCGACTGGCCGCTGACCGGGTTCGCGGGCGTGTTGGCCATCGCGGCGCACGGGGTGGTCGCCGCGTCGGCCCGCGACTGCCGCGAGTGCGCGCGGGCAGGGGAGCGATGA
- a CDS encoding PadR family transcriptional regulator encodes MRADAVRGHLDAMLLSVLEPGPRHGYAIITAVQRRSGGALELRTGTVYPALNRLERLGLLRSRWQPVADRPRRCYELTEAGRRSLADARSTWQEFTATVGAVLDLAPKGHAT; translated from the coding sequence ATGAGGGCGGACGCGGTGCGCGGGCACCTGGACGCGATGTTGCTGTCGGTGCTCGAACCGGGCCCGCGGCACGGTTATGCGATCATCACGGCGGTGCAGCGGCGCAGCGGCGGCGCGCTCGAACTGCGCACCGGCACCGTCTACCCGGCGTTGAACCGGTTGGAGCGGCTGGGTCTGCTGCGCAGCCGCTGGCAACCCGTGGCCGACCGGCCGCGCCGGTGCTACGAGCTCACCGAGGCGGGTCGGCGCAGCCTGGCCGACGCGCGCTCGACGTGGCAGGAGTTCACCGCCACCGTCGGCGCGGTGCTCGACCTGGCCCCGAAGGGGCACGCCACGTGA
- a CDS encoding HD domain-containing protein: MTPLPDLPDLPDLPFPRTEVALNTVRYVRGISAPAIFNHAVRAYFFGRFLGGQKGLRPDEDYDDELLFLGCVLHDVGLTEEGDGDQTFDLDGADLAARHLTAQGVPADRVEVVWDAVALHLTGAIALRKRPEVALMAAGTGYDIRPHGPALPAGYADRVHAALPRLGGAAALHDAIVRQALAKPHKAPVFTLPGELVRQRTGQVWPTWRELVDAEPSWGDYGPPAG, encoded by the coding sequence ATGACACCGTTGCCGGATCTACCGGATCTACCGGATCTGCCGTTCCCGCGGACCGAGGTCGCGCTGAACACCGTTCGGTACGTGCGGGGCATCTCCGCGCCCGCCATCTTCAACCACGCCGTGCGCGCCTACTTCTTCGGGCGTTTCCTGGGCGGGCAGAAGGGTCTGCGACCCGATGAGGACTACGACGACGAGCTGCTGTTCCTGGGCTGCGTCCTGCACGACGTCGGGTTGACCGAGGAGGGCGACGGGGACCAGACCTTCGACCTCGACGGCGCCGACCTGGCCGCACGCCACCTGACCGCGCAAGGCGTGCCGGCCGACCGCGTCGAGGTGGTGTGGGACGCGGTCGCGCTGCACCTGACCGGTGCCATCGCGTTGCGCAAGCGGCCGGAGGTCGCGTTGATGGCGGCGGGCACGGGGTACGACATCCGGCCGCACGGGCCCGCACTGCCCGCCGGGTACGCCGACCGCGTCCACGCGGCGCTGCCCCGGCTGGGCGGTGCGGCCGCGTTGCACGACGCCATCGTCCGCCAAGCCCTCGCCAAGCCGCACAAAGCGCCGGTGTTCACCCTGCCCGGTGAACTGGTCCGGCAGCGGACCGGTCAGGTGTGGCCGACCTGGCGGGAGTTGGTCGACGCGGAGCCGAGCTGGGGCGACTACGGGCCACCGGCCGGCTGA
- a CDS encoding endo-1,4-beta-xylanase: MKLTSRSVVRAALVSTLVTATTGAAVLLATSASAGTTLGASAAESGRYFGTAVAGNRLSDSTYVGILNREFNMVTAENEMKIDATEPNQNQFSYASADRIVNHARAQGMRVRGHTLAWHSQQPGWMQNMSGTALRNAMLNHVTQVATYYRGKIYAWDVVNEAFQDGSSGARRDSNLQRTGNDWIEAAFRAARAADPGAKLCYNDYNTDDWTHAKTQAVYRLVQDFKQRGVPIDCVGLQSHFNPQSPVPSNYQTTLQNFANLGVDVQITELDIEGSGSAQAANYERVVKACMAVTRCTGITVWGIRDTDSWRASGTPLLFDGSGNKKAAYTSTLNALNSGGSSVTTTTTTGTTTTTTTTTTTTNGPGGCTATVSLNSWTGGFVATVKVTAGSAAINGWTVTTNLPSGVSVTNAWSADRSGNSGTVQWRNVSYNGRLAAGMSTEFGFQGTGSASGITPTCAAS; encoded by the coding sequence ATGAAGCTGACATCGAGGTCAGTGGTGCGAGCGGCACTCGTGTCGACGTTGGTGACCGCCACCACGGGCGCCGCGGTGCTCCTGGCCACGTCGGCCAGCGCCGGCACCACGCTCGGCGCCTCGGCGGCCGAGTCGGGCCGCTACTTCGGCACGGCCGTGGCCGGGAACAGGCTCAGCGACTCCACGTACGTCGGGATCCTGAACCGCGAGTTCAACATGGTCACGGCCGAGAACGAGATGAAGATCGACGCGACGGAGCCGAACCAGAACCAGTTCAGCTACGCCAGCGCGGACCGGATCGTCAACCACGCCCGGGCGCAGGGCATGCGGGTGCGCGGGCACACGTTGGCGTGGCACTCGCAGCAGCCGGGTTGGATGCAGAACATGTCCGGCACCGCGCTGCGCAACGCGATGCTGAACCACGTGACGCAGGTGGCCACGTACTACCGGGGCAAGATCTACGCGTGGGACGTGGTGAACGAGGCGTTCCAGGACGGCAGTTCGGGCGCGCGTCGTGACTCCAACCTCCAGCGGACCGGCAACGACTGGATCGAGGCCGCGTTCCGCGCCGCGCGGGCGGCGGACCCGGGTGCGAAGCTCTGCTACAACGACTACAACACCGACGACTGGACCCACGCCAAGACCCAGGCCGTCTACCGGTTGGTGCAGGACTTCAAGCAGCGGGGCGTGCCGATCGACTGCGTCGGTCTCCAGTCGCACTTCAACCCCCAGAGCCCGGTGCCGTCGAACTACCAGACGACGCTGCAGAACTTCGCCAACCTCGGCGTGGACGTGCAGATCACCGAGCTCGACATCGAGGGTTCCGGCTCGGCGCAGGCGGCCAACTACGAGCGCGTCGTGAAGGCGTGCATGGCGGTCACGCGCTGCACCGGCATCACCGTGTGGGGCATCCGCGACACCGACTCGTGGCGTGCCTCGGGCACCCCGCTGCTGTTCGACGGCTCGGGCAACAAGAAGGCCGCCTACACCTCGACCCTCAACGCCCTCAACAGCGGCGGCTCCAGCGTGACCACGACGACCACCACGGGCACGACGACCACCACCACGACCACGACGACCACGACCAACGGCCCGGGCGGCTGCACCGCCACGGTGTCGCTGAACTCGTGGACCGGCGGCTTCGTCGCCACGGTCAAGGTCACCGCGGGGTCGGCGGCGATCAACGGGTGGACGGTGACCACGAACCTGCCGTCCGGCGTGTCGGTCACCAACGCGTGGAGCGCCGATCGCTCCGGCAACAGCGGCACCGTGCAGTGGCGCAACGTCAGCTACAACGGCCGCCTGGCGGCGGGGATGTCGACCGAGTTCGGCTTCCAGGGCACCGGTTCGGCGTCGGGCATCACGCCGACCTGCGCCGCGAGCTGA
- a CDS encoding 4-hydroxybenzoate 3-monooxygenase, protein MRTRVGIVGAGPAGLVLSHLLAERGIDSVVVETRSREAIERTIRAGVLEQGTVELLTAMGVGARAVAEGARHEGIELRFGGRGHRIDFTGLTGRAVWLYPQHEVLKDLIAARLASGADLRFGATDVELRGITSDEPVLSFTDADGTPVHLRCDVIAGCDGSSGISRRAIPDAVRTDYFRAYPFGWFGILAEAPPSAKELVYAHSERGFALISTRTPQVQRMYFQCDPHERAEDWSDDRIWAELNARVAGDGFSLAEGRIFDRGVIPMRSYVCEPMRHGRLFLAGDAAHVVPPTGAKGLNLAVADVVVLARALEEHFATGATEPLDAYGPTASRRVWRAQHFSWWMTSMLHTDPAGTPFDLKRQLGELELVTSGTAAATHLAEAYTGWPLG, encoded by the coding sequence ATGCGAACGAGAGTCGGAATCGTCGGCGCCGGCCCGGCCGGCCTGGTGCTGTCCCACTTGCTGGCCGAACGCGGCATCGACTCCGTGGTGGTCGAGACGCGCAGCCGCGAGGCGATCGAGCGGACCATCCGCGCCGGCGTCCTGGAGCAGGGCACGGTGGAGCTGCTGACCGCGATGGGCGTCGGCGCGCGGGCGGTGGCCGAAGGCGCGCGGCACGAGGGCATCGAGCTGCGGTTCGGTGGTCGGGGCCACCGGATCGACTTCACCGGGCTCACCGGCCGGGCGGTCTGGCTCTACCCGCAGCACGAGGTGCTCAAGGACCTCATCGCGGCACGGCTGGCGAGCGGCGCGGACCTCCGCTTCGGTGCGACCGACGTGGAGCTGCGCGGCATCACCTCGGACGAACCGGTCCTCTCGTTCACCGACGCCGACGGCACGCCCGTCCACCTGCGCTGCGACGTGATCGCCGGCTGTGACGGCTCGTCGGGCATCAGCAGGCGCGCCATCCCCGACGCCGTGCGCACCGACTACTTCCGCGCCTACCCGTTCGGGTGGTTCGGCATCCTGGCCGAGGCGCCGCCGTCGGCGAAGGAGCTCGTCTACGCGCACTCCGAACGCGGGTTCGCGCTGATCAGCACCCGCACGCCCCAGGTGCAGCGGATGTACTTCCAGTGCGACCCCCACGAGCGCGCGGAGGACTGGAGCGACGACCGGATCTGGGCCGAGCTGAACGCCCGGGTCGCGGGCGACGGCTTCAGCCTGGCCGAGGGCCGCATCTTCGACCGGGGCGTGATCCCCATGCGCAGCTACGTGTGCGAGCCGATGCGGCACGGCCGCCTGTTCCTGGCCGGCGACGCCGCCCACGTCGTGCCGCCGACCGGTGCGAAGGGCCTGAACCTCGCGGTGGCCGACGTGGTGGTGCTGGCCCGCGCGCTGGAGGAGCACTTCGCGACCGGGGCCACCGAACCGCTGGACGCCTACGGCCCGACCGCGTCCCGCCGGGTGTGGCGGGCGCAGCACTTCTCGTGGTGGATGACGTCGATGCTGCACACCGACCCGGCCGGCACGCCGTTCGACCTCAAGCGGCAGCTCGGCGAGCTCGAACTGGTCACGTCCGGCACGGCCGCCGCCACCCACCTCGCCGAGGCCTACACGGGCTGGCCGCTCGGCTGA
- a CDS encoding IclR family transcriptional regulator, whose translation MVVNRDAPRRSMAGRALALLGVFDTAHPRLKLTELARRADLPLATVHRLAGELVSWGALERDADGYFSIGLRLWEAATLAPVAGRLREIALPFMQDLYETTRENIHLAVHDGFDALYVEKLSGHRSVPVISRIGARLPMHATGVGKALLARADPEFVRRYLARPLPRVTRYTITERARLARELRATAERGYALTNEEMTLGSCSVAVAIPADGYEPAGALGIVVHSVRTDLHRLVPDLRAAAEGIARRLEAAHRAVHVT comes from the coding sequence ATGGTGGTCAACCGCGACGCGCCCCGGCGGTCGATGGCGGGACGGGCGCTGGCGTTGCTCGGCGTGTTCGACACCGCCCACCCCCGGCTCAAGCTGACCGAGCTGGCGCGGCGCGCGGACCTGCCGCTGGCCACCGTGCACCGGCTGGCCGGCGAGCTGGTGTCGTGGGGTGCGCTGGAACGTGACGCGGACGGGTACTTCAGCATCGGGCTGCGGCTGTGGGAGGCGGCGACGCTGGCGCCGGTGGCCGGTCGGCTGCGGGAGATCGCCCTGCCGTTCATGCAGGACCTGTACGAGACGACGCGCGAGAACATCCACCTGGCCGTGCACGACGGTTTCGACGCGTTGTACGTGGAGAAGCTGTCCGGGCACCGGTCGGTGCCGGTCATCTCGCGGATCGGGGCGCGGTTGCCGATGCACGCGACGGGGGTCGGCAAGGCGCTGCTCGCCCGCGCCGACCCGGAGTTCGTGCGCCGCTACCTGGCCCGTCCCCTGCCCCGGGTCACCCGGTACACGATCACCGAGCGGGCGCGGTTGGCCCGTGAGCTGCGTGCGACGGCCGAACGCGGGTACGCGCTGACGAACGAGGAGATGACGCTCGGCTCGTGCTCGGTCGCCGTCGCGATCCCGGCCGACGGGTACGAGCCGGCCGGGGCGCTGGGCATCGTGGTGCACTCGGTGCGCACGGACCTGCACCGCCTCGTGCCCGACCTGCGTGCGGCCGCCGAGGGGATCGCCCGACGGCTGGAAGCGGCGCACCGAGCCGTCCACGTGACGTGA
- a CDS encoding acyl-CoA synthetase has product MRNSGLGSWPCRRARMSPDRVAIVHSGQELTYAELAERVTRLAHRLRADGVRRGDRVAYRGPNHPSFVETMFAAHVLGAIFVPVNFRLAPPEVDHVLADSSPSVVVDVGTPEAAREYERGLADSPADPIDEPVDPDDVALILYTSGTTGRPKGAMLTHANLIWNTYNLLVSMDITGSERTLVSAPLFHVAALAQTLLPTFLKGGTAVITSSWDVDRVYDLIERERITYAFGVATMYADLVASPRWATADLSSLRHLLCGGAAVPDSLIRAYQERGLTFCQGYGLTETAPGATALEAAESVRKVGSAGVPVFFGEVRVVRADGVDARVDEPGEVLVRGPNVTPGYWRDPAASAAAFLPDGWFRTGDVGRFDADGHLHVVDRLKDMFISGGENVYPAEVENALVEHPDVVEAAVVGVPDPRWGEVGRAFVRPASGRGPTRDELRAFLLPRLAKYKVPVHFDLVDHLPRTASGKVRKAALRHHPLP; this is encoded by the coding sequence GTGCGCAACTCGGGGCTCGGGAGCTGGCCGTGCCGGCGCGCGCGGATGTCGCCCGACCGCGTCGCGATCGTCCACTCCGGACAGGAGCTGACCTACGCGGAACTGGCCGAGCGCGTGACGCGCCTGGCCCACCGCCTGCGGGCGGACGGCGTGCGGCGGGGTGACCGGGTCGCCTACCGGGGGCCCAACCACCCCTCGTTCGTGGAGACGATGTTCGCCGCGCACGTGCTCGGCGCGATCTTCGTGCCGGTGAACTTCCGCCTCGCCCCACCGGAGGTCGACCACGTGCTGGCGGACTCGTCGCCGTCGGTGGTGGTCGACGTGGGGACACCGGAGGCGGCGCGGGAGTACGAACGCGGGCTGGCCGACAGCCCCGCCGACCCGATCGACGAACCGGTGGACCCCGACGACGTCGCCCTGATCCTCTACACGTCGGGCACGACCGGTCGCCCGAAGGGCGCGATGCTCACCCACGCCAACCTGATCTGGAACACCTACAACCTCCTGGTGTCGATGGACATCACCGGTTCGGAGCGCACGTTGGTGTCCGCGCCGCTGTTCCACGTCGCCGCGCTCGCGCAGACGTTGCTGCCCACCTTCCTCAAGGGCGGCACGGCGGTGATCACCTCGTCGTGGGACGTCGACCGGGTGTACGACCTCATCGAGCGGGAGCGGATCACGTACGCGTTCGGCGTCGCCACGATGTACGCGGACCTGGTCGCCTCACCCCGCTGGGCGACGGCCGACCTGTCGTCGTTGCGGCACCTGCTGTGCGGCGGCGCGGCCGTGCCCGACTCGCTGATCCGCGCCTACCAGGAGCGCGGGCTGACGTTCTGCCAGGGTTACGGGCTCACCGAGACCGCGCCGGGTGCGACGGCGCTGGAAGCGGCGGAGAGCGTGCGCAAGGTCGGGTCGGCGGGCGTGCCGGTGTTCTTCGGCGAGGTCCGGGTCGTGCGGGCGGACGGGGTCGACGCGCGGGTCGACGAGCCGGGCGAGGTGCTGGTCCGGGGCCCGAACGTGACGCCCGGCTACTGGCGGGACCCCGCCGCTTCCGCGGCCGCGTTCCTGCCGGACGGGTGGTTCCGCACGGGTGACGTCGGCCGGTTCGACGCCGACGGCCACCTGCACGTGGTGGACCGGCTCAAGGACATGTTCATCTCCGGCGGGGAGAACGTCTACCCGGCCGAGGTGGAGAACGCCCTGGTCGAGCACCCGGACGTGGTCGAGGCCGCGGTGGTCGGCGTGCCCGATCCGAGGTGGGGCGAGGTCGGCCGGGCGTTCGTGCGCCCCGCCTCGGGCCGCGGTCCCACCCGGGACGAACTGCGCGCCTTCCTGCTGCCCCGGCTCGCCAAGTACAAGGTGCCCGTCCACTTCGACCTCGTGGACCACCTGCCCCGCACCGCTTCGGGCAAGGTCCGCAAAGCGGCCCTCCGCCACCACCCCCTCCCGTGA
- a CDS encoding MFS transporter has protein sequence MPNVRLRRAVASSFLGSVIEYYDFLLYATASAVVFNKVFFSSLDPLVATVASFGTFATGYLARPLGGVLFGHFGDLLGRKRMLVLTMVLMGVASSLIGLLPTYAQVGWIAPVGLVVLRVVQGIAVGGEWGGAVLMSAEHATRRRGLWAGFTNAGAPCGLVLSTVALTATAAAVGERAFLDWGWRIPFLVSVVLLGVGLFVRHRVEETPAFQAAARETGGRRRVPVVEVLRDHRRVLLLGIGVGLAAFVAQSTLTTFVVAHGVAAGHARQTVLNALTVSSACAVVGILGWSAASDRFGRRPVVVAGAVAMAVFAFVLFPMVDSGDTALLTLALVLGQGVIHPMMYGPLAALYSELFSTENRYTGASLGYQVAGLGAGLAPLLFAELQRVSGGRGTTLISVAVAGFCLLTVVCVLALKETGTRDLHPVP, from the coding sequence ATGCCGAACGTCCGACTCCGCCGCGCCGTCGCGTCGAGCTTCCTCGGCAGCGTGATCGAGTACTACGACTTCCTGCTCTACGCCACCGCGTCCGCCGTGGTGTTCAACAAGGTCTTCTTCTCCTCCCTCGACCCGCTCGTGGCCACCGTCGCGAGCTTCGGCACGTTCGCCACCGGCTACCTGGCCCGGCCGCTCGGTGGCGTCCTGTTCGGCCACTTCGGCGACCTGCTCGGCCGCAAGCGGATGCTCGTGCTGACGATGGTGCTGATGGGCGTGGCGAGTTCCCTGATCGGCCTGCTCCCGACCTACGCGCAGGTGGGGTGGATCGCGCCGGTCGGCTTGGTGGTGCTGCGCGTGGTGCAGGGCATCGCGGTCGGCGGCGAGTGGGGCGGTGCGGTGCTGATGTCCGCCGAGCACGCCACGCGCAGGCGCGGGTTGTGGGCCGGGTTCACCAACGCCGGCGCGCCGTGCGGGCTGGTGCTGTCGACGGTGGCGCTGACGGCGACCGCCGCGGCGGTGGGGGAGCGGGCGTTCCTGGACTGGGGCTGGCGCATCCCGTTCCTGGTCAGCGTGGTGCTGCTCGGGGTCGGGCTGTTCGTGCGGCACCGGGTCGAGGAGACGCCCGCGTTCCAGGCGGCGGCGCGGGAGACGGGCGGCAGGCGGCGCGTGCCGGTGGTGGAGGTGCTGCGCGATCACCGGCGCGTGCTGCTGCTGGGCATCGGGGTGGGGCTGGCCGCGTTCGTCGCGCAGTCGACGCTGACCACGTTCGTCGTGGCGCACGGTGTCGCGGCCGGGCACGCGCGGCAGACCGTGCTGAACGCGCTCACGGTGTCGTCCGCCTGCGCGGTGGTGGGCATCCTCGGCTGGTCGGCGGCCTCGGACCGGTTCGGCCGGCGCCCGGTCGTGGTGGCCGGCGCGGTGGCGATGGCGGTCTTCGCGTTCGTGCTGTTCCCGATGGTGGACAGCGGTGACACGGCGTTGCTGACCCTCGCGCTGGTGCTGGGCCAGGGCGTGATCCACCCGATGATGTACGGGCCGCTGGCGGCCCTCTACAGCGAGCTGTTCAGCACGGAGAACCGGTACACCGGCGCGTCGCTGGGCTACCAGGTCGCCGGGTTGGGCGCGGGCCTCGCGCCGCTGCTGTTCGCCGAGCTCCAACGGGTGAGCGGAGGCCGGGGCACGACCCTGATCTCGGTCGCCGTCGCGGGGTTCTGCCTGCTCACCGTCGTGTGCGTGCTGGCGTTGAAGGAGACCGGCACGCGTGATCTCCACCCGGTTCCCTGA
- a CDS encoding MaoC family dehydratase: protein MTTVNGKAELLALAGQDLGHTAWREITQDRVDTFADATDDHQWIHVDPARAASGPFGGTIAHGYLTLALIIPLFGELLAIGGVRMSVNYGLDKVRFPSPVRVGDKIRLAGRVVSVDEVEGDGVQMALDFTVEIDGSDKPACVARAVYRHYS from the coding sequence ATGACCACCGTGAACGGCAAGGCGGAACTCCTCGCGCTGGCCGGGCAGGACCTCGGCCACACCGCGTGGCGCGAGATCACCCAGGACCGCGTCGACACGTTCGCCGACGCCACCGACGACCACCAGTGGATCCACGTGGACCCCGCGCGGGCGGCCTCCGGGCCGTTCGGCGGCACCATCGCGCACGGCTACCTCACGCTGGCGCTGATCATCCCGCTGTTCGGGGAGCTGCTGGCGATCGGCGGCGTGCGGATGAGCGTCAACTACGGCCTGGACAAGGTGCGCTTCCCGAGTCCCGTGCGCGTCGGCGACAAGATCAGGCTCGCGGGCCGCGTCGTCTCGGTGGACGAGGTCGAGGGCGACGGCGTGCAGATGGCGCTGGACTTCACCGTCGAGATCGACGGCTCGGACAAGCCGGCGTGCGTCGCGCGCGCCGTGTACCGGCACTACAGCTGA
- a CDS encoding amidohydrolase family protein, with amino-acid sequence MVLPLDDLVAIDVHTHAEVSRDGHPSLSPELLAASEKYFGAHGHRQPTVDELAAHYRERRMAAVVFTVDAEHATGHPPIRNEEVAANCAEHADVLIPFASVDPWKGRAAAREARLLVERHGVRGFKFHPSLQGFAPNDPMAYPLYEVIEELGVPALFHTGQTGIGAGVPGGGGIRLKYSNPMLVDDVAVDFPELRIVLAHPSFPWQDEALAVATHKPHVHIDLSGWSPKYFPPQLVRYANTLLQDKVLFGSDYPVITPDRWLADFAALEIKPAVRPKILKHNAARLLGLGPAETERA; translated from the coding sequence GTGGTGCTCCCGCTGGACGACCTGGTGGCCATCGACGTCCACACCCACGCCGAGGTGTCCCGGGACGGTCACCCGTCGCTGAGCCCCGAGCTGCTGGCCGCCTCCGAGAAGTACTTCGGCGCGCACGGCCACCGCCAACCGACCGTCGACGAACTGGCCGCGCACTACCGGGAGCGGCGGATGGCGGCGGTCGTCTTCACCGTCGACGCCGAGCACGCCACCGGCCACCCGCCCATCCGCAACGAGGAGGTCGCGGCGAACTGCGCCGAGCACGCCGACGTGCTGATCCCGTTCGCGAGCGTGGACCCGTGGAAGGGGCGTGCGGCCGCACGGGAGGCGCGCCTGCTCGTCGAGCGGCACGGCGTGCGCGGTTTCAAGTTCCACCCGAGCCTGCAGGGCTTCGCGCCGAACGACCCGATGGCCTACCCGCTGTACGAGGTGATCGAGGAGCTCGGCGTGCCCGCGCTGTTCCACACCGGGCAGACCGGGATCGGCGCGGGCGTGCCCGGTGGCGGCGGCATCCGGCTCAAGTACTCGAACCCCATGCTGGTGGACGACGTCGCGGTCGACTTCCCGGAGCTGCGGATCGTGCTCGCCCACCCGTCGTTCCCCTGGCAGGACGAGGCGTTGGCGGTGGCCACGCACAAACCGCACGTGCACATCGACCTGTCGGGGTGGTCGCCCAAGTACTTCCCGCCGCAGCTCGTCCGCTACGCGAACACGCTGTTGCAGGACAAGGTGCTGTTCGGGTCCGACTACCCGGTGATCACCCCGGACCGCTGGCTGGCCGACTTCGCCGCGCTGGAGATCAAGCCCGCCGTCCGACCCAAGATCCTCAAGCACAACGCGGCCAGGCTGCTCGGCCTCGGCCCCGCGGAGACGGAGCGCGCATGA
- a CDS encoding SDR family oxidoreductase has translation MDLRGKVAVVTGSGRGLGRAYAEALARAGAAVVVNDVDAEAASAVVKSVVAEGGRAVAVVAPVGPADTADRLVTAAVEEFGGLDVLVTNAGILRDKVLWKMSDDDFDAVVDVHLRGTFTCARAAAVRMREQGRGGSLVLISSPAGQRGNFGQTNYAAAKAGIVAMARTWALELARADIAVNAVVPVAATEMTRTIPAFAPVIEEAERTGAPLPDWLRKDEGLGTVEDVASLIVFLASDAARHVTGQAIGIGGDRLALWAHPREKAVALADGGWTAEAIARSWASGVGAEPETFGIPAPNPPVA, from the coding sequence ATGGACTTGCGAGGGAAGGTCGCGGTGGTCACCGGCAGTGGCCGGGGGTTGGGCCGGGCGTACGCGGAAGCCCTGGCCCGGGCGGGTGCCGCGGTCGTGGTCAACGACGTGGACGCCGAGGCGGCGAGCGCGGTGGTGAAGTCGGTCGTGGCCGAGGGTGGACGGGCGGTCGCGGTGGTCGCGCCCGTCGGGCCCGCCGACACCGCCGACCGGCTCGTCACGGCCGCCGTCGAGGAGTTCGGCGGGCTCGACGTGCTGGTCACCAACGCGGGCATCCTGCGCGACAAGGTGCTCTGGAAGATGTCCGACGACGACTTCGACGCGGTGGTCGACGTGCACCTGAGGGGCACGTTCACCTGCGCCCGCGCGGCGGCGGTCCGGATGCGGGAGCAGGGCCGGGGCGGCAGCCTGGTGCTGATCTCGTCGCCGGCGGGTCAGCGCGGCAACTTCGGGCAGACCAACTACGCGGCGGCGAAGGCGGGCATCGTGGCCATGGCCCGCACGTGGGCGCTGGAACTGGCCCGCGCGGACATCGCGGTCAACGCGGTGGTGCCGGTCGCGGCGACGGAGATGACCCGCACCATCCCGGCGTTCGCGCCCGTCATCGAGGAGGCCGAGCGCACCGGCGCGCCGTTGCCCGACTGGCTGCGCAAGGACGAGGGCCTGGGCACGGTCGAGGACGTCGCGTCGCTGATCGTGTTCCTGGCCTCCGACGCGGCGCGGCACGTCACCGGCCAGGCCATCGGCATCGGCGGCGACCGGCTGGCCCTGTGGGCGCACCCCCGCGAGAAGGCGGTGGCGCTCGCCGACGGCGGGTGGACCGCCGAGGCCATCGCGCGGTCGTGGGCGAGTGGCGTCGGCGCCGAGCCGGAGACCTTCGGCATCCCCGCGCCCAACCCGCCGGTGGCGTGA
- a CDS encoding DNA alkylation repair protein: protein MVETTVAEVMAELAALEDPRAREVNERHGDDHGVNLGKLRALAKRLKTQQDLARELWATGDTAARLLALLVCRPKAFGRDELDAMLRGARKPKVHDWLVNYVVKKSPHAEELRLAWSDDPDPVVASAGWALTTERVARKPEGLDLDGLLDVIEAEMKDAPDRLQWAMNHCLAQIGIDHPGRRARALDIGERLEVLKDYPTSPNCTSPYAPVWIDEVVRRQQDA, encoded by the coding sequence GTGGTGGAGACGACGGTGGCCGAGGTGATGGCCGAGCTGGCCGCGCTGGAGGACCCACGCGCGCGCGAGGTGAACGAGCGGCACGGCGACGACCACGGCGTGAACCTGGGCAAGCTGCGCGCGCTGGCCAAGCGGCTGAAGACCCAGCAGGACCTCGCGCGCGAGCTGTGGGCGACGGGTGACACGGCGGCGCGGCTGCTGGCGCTCCTGGTCTGCCGCCCGAAGGCGTTCGGGCGCGACGAGCTGGATGCCATGCTGCGCGGTGCGCGCAAGCCCAAGGTGCACGACTGGCTGGTGAACTACGTGGTGAAGAAGAGCCCGCACGCCGAGGAGCTGCGCCTGGCGTGGTCGGACGACCCCGATCCGGTGGTCGCGAGCGCGGGCTGGGCGTTGACCACCGAACGGGTGGCCAGGAAGCCCGAAGGCCTCGACCTCGACGGGCTGCTCGACGTCATCGAGGCGGAGATGAAGGACGCCCCGGACCGCTTGCAGTGGGCGATGAACCACTGCCTGGCCCAGATCGGGATCGACCACCCCGGCCGACGCGCCCGAGCGCTGGACATCGGTGAGCGCTTGGAGGTGCTGAAGGACTACCCGACTTCCCCGAACTGCACGTCGCCGTACGCGCCGGTCTGGATCGACGAGGTGGTGCGCCGGCAGCAGGACGCGTGA